One genomic window of Leptospira saintgironsiae includes the following:
- a CDS encoding MFS transporter gives MSQPTSEKSLLRYFGLGELAAHGGNAILAFWMIMGMAFFLFADQNLIAPNLRNIAGSFGITDQNEIDWKLGGLIPICFFVLGGFVSVYMGYLTQRFPRKPLVIGTVLLGEIPCLLSGFARNYDEFLILRTLTGFGLGGSFPLLFSLVGDYFSDKSRSTAAGYLSLSMGLGVGLGQLVGGTLGTEDPINGWRQSFIYMAAPSFLFMLVYGLFCKEPARGGKEKELANVSADINSESVRLTWKDIRTIFATKSNIGIFMQGIPGCVPWGVFFVFLNDYYEFQYGMPKDSASAMVIFAAVGIFIGTFFGGIVGQKIYDTNKTLLPIFCGSMILIGILPTVYLLHAGSVAGSPAFIFINILTGIIISVTGPNVRALIMNVNPPKSRSSMFALYNLTDNLGNGLGPAMAALILTVLPDRTQAFTIAILFWIPCGLAWLYILKNFKHDEQKMHEELAAEASRIKRTA, from the coding sequence ATGTCTCAACCGACCTCGGAAAAAAGCCTGCTTCGATATTTCGGATTAGGCGAACTTGCCGCCCATGGAGGAAACGCGATCCTCGCCTTTTGGATGATTATGGGAATGGCCTTCTTTTTATTCGCGGACCAAAACCTGATCGCACCAAACCTCAGAAACATCGCAGGTTCATTCGGGATCACTGATCAAAATGAGATCGATTGGAAATTGGGCGGACTGATCCCAATTTGTTTCTTCGTTTTAGGCGGATTTGTTTCGGTCTATATGGGTTATCTTACTCAAAGATTTCCTAGAAAACCTTTGGTCATCGGAACAGTATTATTGGGAGAGATCCCTTGTCTTCTTTCCGGATTCGCAAGAAATTACGATGAATTTTTAATCCTCAGAACTCTAACAGGTTTCGGCTTGGGAGGAAGTTTCCCTCTTCTATTCTCTCTTGTCGGAGATTATTTTTCTGATAAGTCTCGCTCTACTGCAGCAGGTTATCTTTCTCTTTCTATGGGACTAGGAGTTGGACTCGGACAATTGGTAGGAGGAACCTTAGGAACTGAAGATCCAATCAATGGATGGAGACAAAGTTTTATCTATATGGCTGCTCCTTCTTTCCTATTCATGCTTGTTTACGGATTATTCTGTAAAGAACCAGCTAGAGGCGGAAAGGAAAAGGAACTGGCAAATGTTTCAGCGGACATTAATTCAGAATCCGTTCGTTTAACATGGAAAGATATCCGTACGATTTTCGCTACCAAGAGTAATATCGGTATTTTCATGCAAGGGATCCCAGGATGTGTGCCTTGGGGAGTATTTTTCGTATTCTTAAACGATTATTACGAATTCCAATACGGAATGCCGAAAGATTCGGCCTCAGCCATGGTAATCTTTGCCGCAGTTGGGATCTTTATCGGAACCTTTTTCGGTGGGATTGTAGGCCAAAAAATATACGATACAAATAAGACATTATTGCCTATCTTTTGTGGGAGTATGATCTTGATCGGGATCCTTCCTACAGTCTATTTATTGCATGCAGGTAGTGTAGCAGGAAGCCCTGCATTCATTTTTATTAATATTCTTACAGGTATTATTATTTCTGTAACAGGACCAAATGTAAGAGCATTGATCATGAATGTGAATCCTCCAAAAAGCAGATCTTCTATGTTCGCTCTTTATAATCTTACAGATAATCTTGGAAATGGACTCGGACCTGCAATGGCAGCATTGATCCTTACAGTGTTACCGGACAGAACACAAGCATTTACGATCGCGATCCTTTTCTGGATACCTTGCGGACTCGCATGGCTTTATATCCTGAAAAATTTCAAACATGACGAACAAAAGATGCACGAAGAATTGGCAGCAGAAGCTAGCAGGATCAAAAGGACAGCCTAA
- a CDS encoding putative glycoside hydrolase: MRKPFSLFPILVLTAFPVCAEFTIPYPENSNKKEIPVLESSQNTKTKPQSVSKEKEKKGEIRLSSRNTQEESEKEAPKEKLKKFFTRPANKGTYGDRPKFYRGLYVNNSLVSDKSRKNELESLLKDASDYGVNVLVIDLQPKTPSPEEISRIKGLGFYPVGRLVNFDGGLKTKYPSPERLNSILGYVRKACLSGFPEVQLDYIRYADVTDIDLTLKEKYSNINEIVTRIRGEANQCEKLPYLGADIFGRIPFNRDDQIGQKVENFAQLVDVIYPMLYPSHFYGQPGRIANPYQTVYDGLKNTRKRSLSTTKVVGWIQGFGMSLGPSGKSLKDYIKAQIEASVDSDSDGFVVWNIVGKYGDTFRAIEESIQSGKLKIED, translated from the coding sequence GTGCGCAAACCGTTTTCACTTTTTCCTATCTTAGTTCTTACCGCTTTTCCGGTCTGTGCAGAGTTCACTATTCCTTACCCTGAGAATTCTAATAAGAAAGAAATTCCTGTATTAGAATCTTCTCAAAATACCAAGACCAAACCCCAATCTGTTTCCAAAGAAAAGGAGAAGAAAGGTGAGATACGACTTTCTTCCAGAAACACTCAGGAGGAAAGCGAAAAGGAAGCTCCGAAAGAGAAACTTAAAAAGTTTTTTACAAGGCCAGCTAACAAGGGGACTTATGGGGATCGCCCGAAATTCTATCGTGGTCTTTATGTGAATAATTCTTTGGTTTCGGATAAGTCCCGTAAGAATGAATTGGAGTCCTTATTAAAAGATGCTTCCGATTACGGTGTGAATGTTTTAGTGATCGATCTTCAACCTAAAACTCCTTCTCCAGAAGAGATCTCTCGTATCAAGGGTTTGGGTTTTTATCCTGTAGGAAGACTTGTGAATTTCGATGGTGGTCTCAAAACTAAATATCCTAGTCCCGAAAGATTAAATTCCATTTTGGGTTATGTGAGAAAAGCATGTCTTTCCGGATTTCCAGAAGTGCAATTGGATTATATTCGTTATGCAGATGTTACCGATATAGACCTTACTTTGAAGGAAAAATACAGTAATATCAACGAGATTGTGACTCGTATTCGCGGAGAAGCAAATCAGTGTGAAAAACTTCCATACTTAGGCGCGGACATTTTTGGTAGAATTCCTTTTAATAGAGACGATCAGATCGGGCAGAAGGTGGAAAACTTTGCTCAACTTGTAGATGTGATCTATCCTATGTTATATCCTTCTCATTTTTATGGCCAACCTGGTCGTATCGCAAATCCTTACCAAACTGTTTATGATGGTTTGAAAAATACTAGAAAAAGATCTTTATCAACTACAAAGGTGGTCGGATGGATCCAAGGTTTTGGAATGAGCCTTGGTCCTTCCGGTAAATCTTTAAAAGATTATATCAAGGCCCAGATCGAAGCAAGCGTGGATAGTGATAGCGATGGTTTCGTCGTTTGGAATATCGTCGGAAAATACGGAGATACTTTTAGAGCGATTGAAGAAAGTATCCAGAGCGGCAAATTAAAGATAGAAGATTGA
- a CDS encoding alpha/beta hydrolase, with protein sequence MAYQHKEFFFQSSRDNTKLYGQAWTKSGANRVIVFCHGFGEHSGRYSNLIQYFKDSDVNFYGLDLRGHGKSEGKRGHASGFEAFVDDLADFVHEVRKREHKDKILLLGHSMGGVVVIRYALEGINQDYIYGVVACSSALKIPTTPFQRFQISVAGFLRKIAPSTTLDANLDTNLVSRDPEVVQAYIDDPMVHGKISFSMGYELFQQGAIANRKAGILRSPILILHGLADGIADPAGSLEFYNHLVYKNKRMKTYKGFYHELMNEPAGEREKVLKDIKEFMDSLVPERAKSSSAKPSAKKSSKSKPSPKKKAVAKKK encoded by the coding sequence ATGGCCTACCAACATAAAGAGTTCTTCTTTCAATCTTCCAGAGACAATACCAAATTATACGGTCAAGCATGGACCAAATCCGGAGCTAATCGTGTAATTGTTTTTTGTCATGGATTCGGAGAACATAGCGGTCGGTATTCCAACCTCATCCAATATTTTAAGGATAGTGATGTTAACTTTTACGGTTTGGACCTAAGAGGTCATGGTAAATCGGAAGGTAAAAGAGGTCATGCTTCCGGTTTCGAAGCATTTGTAGATGATCTTGCTGACTTTGTGCATGAGGTTCGCAAAAGAGAACATAAGGACAAGATACTACTTTTAGGACATTCTATGGGGGGAGTGGTGGTCATCCGCTATGCCTTGGAAGGTATCAACCAGGATTATATCTATGGAGTTGTGGCCTGTTCTTCTGCATTAAAAATCCCTACTACTCCTTTCCAAAGATTCCAGATCTCCGTGGCTGGTTTCTTACGTAAGATCGCACCTTCTACTACCTTGGATGCAAACCTGGATACAAATTTGGTGAGTAGAGATCCAGAAGTGGTCCAAGCTTATATCGATGATCCTATGGTTCACGGTAAAATTTCATTCTCTATGGGTTATGAATTGTTCCAACAAGGTGCAATTGCGAATAGAAAGGCTGGGATCTTAAGGAGCCCTATCCTAATTCTGCACGGTTTGGCGGATGGGATCGCTGATCCGGCCGGAAGTTTGGAATTTTATAATCATTTGGTTTATAAGAATAAAAGAATGAAAACCTATAAGGGTTTCTATCATGAACTTATGAACGAACCTGCCGGAGAAAGAGAAAAGGTTCTAAAGGATATCAAAGAATTTATGGATTCATTGGTTCCAGAAAGAGCAAAGTCTTCTTCTGCGAAGCCGAGTGCGAAGAAGTCCTCAAAATCGAAACCTTCTCCTAAAAAGAAAGCAGTAGCAAAGAAGAAGTAA
- a CDS encoding tetratricopeptide repeat protein, with protein MALTRPVIILLLCAFSSSIFSKEFVYAFRDVGMPKNTGKDGMPRKEKMVLVGETIMFDKVKPIEYEGKYKSFELGYDTRPDIVTVKVHYDPGIRPGQILYLIEKDFDHETFKDGSIVGQIEVKSIFQTAFTGKQLRGVGYLGMAKEKVLTVAYPVSSELSGPALVERKTGDYHFTRDEIPEAIQSFRKAIRLDPMSPVPHYRLGMLYLNEAGVDSKEPVCSGILPMSAGAEFSSAWKKRSRFDSDQDLIRFSREYVSFLNCKADQAPSFSKNSFVPEELERAQEVAREGFRLSKTDYELLIRSAETYYKLYTSYSSSKRPKGSISPEEEPKLRNRQEKSWEIAQKLLKEAGLDNITDYRLHRLTSLLYGKRYMELSGGAKSTTISEEANFLRTKTVESIQSYKLHRPKNVPGDKDLLILEKDLGL; from the coding sequence ATGGCCCTAACCCGACCTGTAATCATATTATTACTCTGCGCTTTTTCCTCTTCTATCTTCTCCAAAGAATTCGTGTATGCTTTCCGAGACGTGGGGATGCCTAAAAACACAGGCAAAGATGGAATGCCCAGAAAAGAAAAAATGGTCTTAGTCGGGGAGACCATTATGTTCGACAAGGTCAAACCAATCGAATACGAAGGGAAATACAAAAGTTTCGAATTAGGATACGATACAAGACCTGATATAGTCACAGTAAAAGTGCATTATGATCCAGGGATCCGCCCAGGGCAGATACTCTACTTGATCGAAAAAGATTTTGATCATGAAACATTCAAAGACGGAAGTATCGTAGGACAAATAGAAGTTAAATCCATCTTCCAAACTGCATTCACAGGAAAACAATTAAGAGGTGTTGGATATTTAGGAATGGCTAAGGAGAAGGTTCTAACCGTTGCCTATCCAGTCTCCTCCGAACTCAGCGGACCTGCATTAGTAGAACGTAAAACTGGAGATTATCATTTCACAAGAGATGAGATCCCAGAAGCAATCCAATCCTTTCGCAAAGCAATTCGTTTAGATCCAATGTCTCCTGTGCCACATTACAGATTGGGAATGTTGTATTTGAACGAGGCCGGTGTGGATTCCAAAGAGCCAGTATGTTCCGGGATCTTGCCTATGAGCGCAGGTGCAGAATTTTCTTCTGCATGGAAAAAAAGATCCAGATTTGATTCAGACCAAGACTTGATCCGATTTTCCAGAGAGTATGTTTCCTTTTTAAATTGTAAAGCTGATCAGGCCCCAAGCTTTTCTAAAAACAGTTTTGTTCCGGAAGAATTAGAAAGAGCGCAAGAAGTAGCAAGAGAAGGATTCAGACTTTCTAAAACAGATTACGAACTTCTGATCAGAAGCGCTGAGACCTATTATAAATTATACACTTCTTATTCATCGAGCAAAAGACCTAAGGGAAGTATCTCTCCTGAAGAAGAGCCTAAGCTTAGAAATCGCCAAGAAAAGTCCTGGGAAATAGCCCAAAAACTTTTAAAAGAAGCAGGCCTGGATAATATTACTGACTATAGACTTCATAGATTGACTTCACTTTTATACGGAAAGAGATATATGGAACTTTCAGGTGGAGCAAAGTCTACTACGATCAGTGAAGAAGCAAATTTCTTAAGAACAAAGACTGTAGAATCGATTCAATCTTATAAGCTGCATAGACCTAAGAATGTACCTGGAGATAAAGATCTTCTAATATTAGAGAAGGACTTAGGACTTTAA
- a CDS encoding 6-bladed beta-propeller, which yields MGRRTQTKLLVLVLLLGILTQSGWSEPLPNFGLKEKEARTLFKRGLSYYNKGEFAAARENFIRSLSIKPDFVHPKFFLSEAYYLSGDWQESLSELEQLESSNKLNLISKNRLDALRYRLGGGNRKDNLEYYKSIFGDDLRRFRFRNPADLAVDEEGYLYVVSFDTANVVKFDANGFPVENFKGSFGRNLEGPVGISIRGKSIFIADYAGDKIYEFDTRGTYVNRFGSTGKDPGNFHGPAGLYFTKEGFLYVSDMGNNRIQKLSRTGEPLQEIGVGILKQPAGIKVNNRGEIFVADRGNKRLVVFDHEGNFLKEINNPSFKRPRNLSIKDNKVVVADETAGLFIYDSVSKTWSGFDNFKDSKNTVRNFDQAFSVTFDYTGSMFVADFNRHRIESFSPKGQLSSNLDLIVERTISSDYPDVSLVLHAKDRHGVPVKAIPRDSFRIYEMDNLSPLIGLTDMKKYNNRISVSIVAENSQIVSESYATIEKAIRPFLSEIRVDDKIQLLRSGRDTQTAYPFGKSMYDILKALRSFVPEEESQIGKSLQRGITDLLDSLGPRAIVAIVSGKDSKAAFTQFSPTKIIRFAVAHDIPIYFLCLGENGESVSVYKEIAEKTGGKFLTIPSGGTEKNLRSWIDSKKDRRYLLSFKSRINPAGMDVYVPVVVEAIFRNSNGKAETGFFTP from the coding sequence ATGGGGAGACGTACGCAGACAAAACTTCTAGTTTTAGTTCTACTCTTAGGAATTCTCACGCAATCCGGATGGTCCGAACCCCTACCCAATTTCGGACTGAAAGAAAAAGAAGCCAGGACACTTTTCAAAAGAGGTCTGTCCTATTATAACAAGGGAGAATTCGCCGCTGCAAGAGAGAATTTCATCCGCTCCCTTTCCATCAAACCAGATTTCGTTCATCCCAAGTTCTTTCTCTCTGAAGCTTATTATCTAAGTGGAGATTGGCAAGAAAGTCTTTCCGAATTAGAACAATTAGAATCTTCTAATAAACTCAATTTAATAAGTAAAAATCGTTTAGACGCGCTTAGATACAGACTCGGCGGCGGAAATAGAAAAGATAATTTAGAATATTATAAATCAATTTTCGGAGATGACCTAAGAAGATTCCGTTTCAGAAATCCTGCGGATCTAGCAGTAGATGAAGAAGGATATCTTTACGTAGTAAGTTTCGATACAGCTAACGTGGTCAAATTCGATGCGAACGGTTTTCCTGTCGAAAACTTCAAAGGTTCTTTTGGTAGAAATTTAGAAGGACCCGTCGGGATCAGTATACGGGGCAAATCAATCTTCATAGCTGATTATGCTGGAGATAAAATTTATGAATTCGATACCAGAGGCACTTACGTAAACCGTTTTGGTTCTACTGGAAAAGATCCCGGAAATTTTCACGGGCCAGCGGGACTTTATTTTACAAAAGAAGGATTTTTGTATGTTTCCGATATGGGGAATAATCGGATCCAAAAACTTTCCAGAACAGGAGAACCTCTCCAAGAGATAGGTGTTGGAATTTTAAAACAACCTGCAGGGATCAAAGTCAATAATCGCGGAGAAATTTTCGTAGCGGATCGTGGAAACAAAAGACTAGTCGTATTCGATCATGAAGGAAATTTTCTGAAAGAGATCAACAATCCTTCTTTCAAAAGGCCAAGAAATCTTTCTATCAAAGACAATAAGGTAGTAGTCGCGGACGAAACCGCAGGGCTTTTTATCTATGATTCCGTTTCTAAAACTTGGTCAGGTTTTGATAACTTTAAGGACTCTAAAAATACAGTTCGAAATTTCGACCAAGCATTCTCTGTTACTTTTGATTATACAGGTTCTATGTTTGTTGCTGATTTTAATAGACATCGGATCGAATCCTTTTCTCCGAAAGGACAACTTTCTTCCAACTTGGATCTGATTGTGGAAAGAACGATTAGTTCTGATTATCCCGATGTCTCTTTAGTTCTTCATGCAAAAGATAGACATGGAGTTCCTGTGAAAGCAATTCCTCGGGATTCTTTCCGGATCTATGAGATGGATAATCTTTCTCCTTTGATCGGTTTAACCGATATGAAAAAGTATAATAATAGAATAAGCGTTTCTATAGTTGCAGAAAATTCTCAGATTGTATCTGAATCTTATGCAACAATTGAGAAGGCGATTCGTCCGTTCTTGTCGGAGATCAGAGTAGACGATAAAATTCAACTTCTCCGCTCGGGAAGAGATACACAAACCGCCTACCCTTTCGGGAAAAGTATGTATGATATTCTGAAAGCATTACGCTCTTTTGTCCCAGAAGAAGAATCGCAAATTGGAAAATCTCTCCAAAGAGGGATTACGGATCTATTGGATAGTTTAGGTCCAAGAGCGATCGTAGCAATAGTTTCCGGAAAAGATTCCAAGGCAGCATTTACACAATTTTCTCCAACAAAGATCATTCGTTTCGCAGTGGCTCATGATATTCCTATCTACTTCCTATGTTTAGGAGAAAACGGAGAATCGGTTTCCGTGTATAAAGAGATCGCAGAAAAAACCGGAGGAAAGTTTTTAACAATTCCTTCTGGCGGAACAGAGAAAAATCTAAGAAGCTGGATAGATTCCAAAAAAGATAGAAGGTACCTTCTTTCATTCAAAAGTAGAATCAATCCGGCGGGAATGGACGTATACGTTCCAGTGGTAGTAGAAGCAATATTCAGAAACTCTAATGGAAAAGCGGAGACCGGGTTTTTTACACCATGA
- a CDS encoding tetratricopeptide repeat protein, whose protein sequence is MIFGSKISNRYPNLKFLFRNFTVLFILSFSFSLSAKQTIDWIKEGEGALASRNYPAAYDSFREAVNLNPLSVRSRLGLADAALKLHKEKEALQSLDKVLELEPKNKKAVREKAITLAKLGRYEEAFLILKPFLEEDRYDSDLFPIYIEVQLASGKTQKASFEFHSAYSRIPKNKEVKTLEAKVEAFDGNFTKAASLRNQLEAEVSDDPGIFLESGKFLLIWAEKSQGSKRDSKIAEAAEKFERSVSLHPNEEEALKLLAKTRIYFGRYQEAEEYLNRLLGLFPNSTEYLYLRSYARLKKDPASKEARTDLEKLISLDDLDPIARNRSELYALENLPEGNSLRRTLGEYRLQRYRANKNAFLYDLAWYHLIRAKELLPNRPEILVLTLEEYKRRGLFPSYFNLLLLLRDKFPDNKKYGYSVENNLEGFKTSLSYREGLVKIGEFGIQEDYGRTPPEVLVFDPDGEDFLAKHTDLPALAGKVLRHFLNSDPRIRNIDLDNIRKSESLESEPYSGAIHKTERNYSSIKNSRGENIRFVVSGKISLQDGNLRIEWTLRDHKEEKILGKFKIYAKGRDALAEATLRARDKILALIPASGKVHRVKEDSLIVNAGVIDGLKKGTTVYFFNSATLLGEGTVTEADLYTAKVVPKNQDAVLRNIAVGNKAYWKKTESPAAN, encoded by the coding sequence ATGATATTCGGATCCAAAATCTCAAATAGATATCCGAACTTAAAATTTCTTTTCAGGAATTTTACGGTTCTTTTTATTTTATCTTTTTCTTTTTCACTTTCTGCCAAACAAACCATAGATTGGATCAAAGAAGGAGAAGGCGCATTAGCTTCCAGAAATTATCCGGCTGCTTATGATTCTTTCAGAGAAGCGGTAAACTTAAACCCTCTTTCTGTTCGTTCTAGATTGGGACTTGCAGATGCGGCATTAAAGCTTCATAAAGAAAAAGAAGCGTTACAATCTTTAGATAAGGTCTTAGAGTTAGAACCTAAAAATAAAAAAGCAGTCCGCGAAAAAGCGATCACTCTCGCAAAATTAGGACGTTATGAAGAAGCATTTTTAATCCTAAAACCATTCTTGGAAGAAGACAGATATGATTCTGATCTATTTCCGATCTATATAGAAGTTCAACTTGCCTCCGGGAAAACCCAAAAAGCAAGTTTCGAATTTCATTCTGCTTATTCTAGGATCCCCAAAAATAAAGAAGTAAAAACCTTAGAAGCAAAGGTAGAAGCATTTGATGGCAATTTTACGAAAGCTGCCTCTCTCAGAAATCAATTAGAAGCAGAAGTTTCTGATGATCCCGGGATCTTTTTAGAATCTGGGAAATTTTTATTAATTTGGGCAGAAAAATCACAAGGAAGTAAACGAGATTCTAAAATTGCAGAAGCAGCTGAAAAATTCGAAAGATCAGTTTCCTTACACCCAAATGAAGAAGAAGCTCTCAAACTTTTAGCAAAAACTAGGATCTATTTTGGAAGATACCAAGAGGCTGAAGAATATCTAAATCGTTTATTGGGCCTATTTCCAAACTCCACAGAATATTTATACTTACGTTCTTACGCAAGATTGAAAAAAGATCCGGCCTCTAAAGAAGCAAGAACCGATTTGGAAAAATTGATCTCATTGGACGACTTAGATCCAATTGCTAGAAATCGTTCTGAATTATATGCGCTGGAAAATCTACCAGAAGGAAATTCACTTAGAAGGACCTTAGGAGAATATAGACTCCAAAGATACAGAGCGAATAAAAATGCTTTTTTATATGATTTGGCTTGGTATCATTTGATCAGAGCAAAGGAACTTCTTCCTAACCGCCCCGAAATCCTTGTATTAACATTAGAAGAATATAAAAGAAGAGGCCTTTTTCCAAGCTACTTCAACTTACTTCTACTTTTAAGAGATAAATTCCCTGATAATAAAAAGTACGGTTATTCTGTGGAGAATAACTTAGAAGGTTTTAAAACTTCCTTAAGTTATAGGGAAGGTTTGGTAAAAATCGGAGAATTTGGTATCCAAGAAGATTATGGCAGAACTCCTCCTGAAGTTCTTGTATTCGATCCAGATGGAGAAGACTTTTTAGCAAAACATACTGACCTTCCCGCTTTAGCAGGAAAAGTTCTTCGTCATTTCTTAAATTCTGATCCAAGAATCCGCAATATCGATTTAGATAATATTAGAAAATCTGAAAGTTTAGAGTCGGAACCTTATTCCGGGGCCATTCATAAAACGGAACGAAACTATTCTTCTATCAAAAACTCCAGAGGTGAAAATATTCGCTTTGTTGTAAGTGGAAAAATTTCCTTACAGGATGGAAACTTACGCATAGAATGGACCCTCAGGGATCATAAAGAAGAGAAAATTTTAGGAAAATTCAAGATTTACGCGAAAGGTAGAGATGCTCTCGCAGAAGCTACCTTAAGAGCAAGGGATAAGATCTTAGCATTAATCCCTGCAAGTGGGAAAGTACATAGAGTAAAAGAAGATTCATTGATCGTAAATGCAGGGGTAATAGACGGTCTTAAAAAGGGAACTACTGTTTACTTCTTCAATTCAGCTACCCTACTCGGAGAAGGAACCGTAACTGAAGCAGACCTTTATACTGCTAAAGTGGTTCCAAAAAACCAAGATGCTGTTTTAAGAAATATAGCGGTAGGAAATAAAGCTTACTGGAAAAAAACAGAAAGTCCTGCTGCCAATTAA
- the mtnC gene encoding acireductone synthase, giving the protein MEEQNTELYLFDIEGTTTPIEFVHKVLFPYSVRNFKPFFSETSAETGFAEELILASKNEQEYTDQVSNSPESLTKFCEYLVSKDRKLGILKEIQGRIWKKGYESGELKSTIFSDVPLFLERIKKSGKRAAVYSSGSVEAQVLIYKYCEAGDLTVYFENYFDTAVGGKKEASSYTKIAEKLSLSPSSIVFFTDIKEEADAAVQAGVRPIIVSRPGNHPQAEHKYQVIENFSKILV; this is encoded by the coding sequence TTGGAAGAACAAAACACCGAGTTATATTTATTTGATATAGAAGGTACAACCACGCCGATAGAATTCGTGCACAAGGTTTTATTCCCCTACTCGGTCCGAAACTTTAAACCATTCTTCTCTGAAACCTCGGCGGAAACAGGCTTCGCCGAGGAACTCATCCTCGCTTCCAAAAACGAACAAGAATATACTGATCAAGTTTCCAATTCTCCGGAATCTCTTACCAAATTCTGCGAATACCTAGTATCCAAAGATCGTAAATTAGGAATTTTGAAAGAGATCCAAGGAAGGATCTGGAAGAAGGGATATGAATCTGGTGAACTTAAAAGTACGATTTTCTCAGACGTTCCTCTCTTTTTAGAAAGGATCAAAAAATCAGGAAAACGTGCAGCTGTATATTCTTCAGGAAGTGTAGAAGCTCAAGTTCTCATCTATAAATATTGCGAAGCTGGAGACCTTACAGTATATTTCGAAAATTATTTCGATACAGCAGTAGGTGGAAAAAAGGAAGCTTCAAGTTACACTAAAATTGCTGAAAAACTTTCTTTATCTCCAAGCTCTATCGTGTTCTTCACGGACATAAAAGAAGAAGCGGACGCTGCTGTCCAAGCTGGAGTCAGGCCTATCATAGTTTCTCGCCCTGGGAACCATCCTCAGGCGGAACATAAATACCAGGTCATAGAGAACTTTAGTAAGATATTGGTCTAG
- a CDS encoding histone deacetylase family protein gives MKLGYAYDDTFLLHDTGTFHPESPQRLESILNRLHKTSYFKDMHWVKPNKLPFELIESVHNHSHRERFSVIQGKRGSFDGDTPYSESSFDAALLAAGSGVDLVNKIRANEIESGIALVRPPGHHAETGRSMGFCLLNNIAITAGYLLTQGIEKVYILDWDVHHGNGTQEIFYHSDKVFFTSLHQYPYYPGTGSVHERGEGKGENFTLNIPLPMGSGDKEYFHYFQETVIPSMLDFQPEYVLISAGFDGHRRDPLAGMNLSTNAFAEFTRLILSATKQIGAKTVSFLEGGYDLDALAESVEAHIAVLAG, from the coding sequence ATGAAACTCGGCTACGCCTATGACGATACATTTTTATTGCATGATACCGGGACATTTCATCCCGAATCCCCTCAAAGATTGGAATCTATACTCAATCGACTACATAAGACATCCTATTTTAAGGACATGCATTGGGTTAAACCAAACAAGCTGCCATTCGAACTGATCGAATCCGTACATAATCATAGTCATAGAGAAAGGTTTTCAGTCATCCAAGGCAAAAGAGGAAGTTTCGACGGGGACACACCCTATTCTGAATCCAGTTTTGATGCTGCACTCTTAGCAGCAGGCAGCGGAGTAGACTTAGTAAATAAGATCAGAGCCAACGAAATAGAATCAGGGATCGCACTCGTAAGACCTCCAGGGCATCATGCAGAAACAGGAAGATCCATGGGTTTTTGTTTACTAAATAATATTGCGATTACCGCAGGTTATCTACTTACACAAGGAATTGAAAAAGTTTATATACTGGATTGGGATGTGCACCACGGAAACGGAACCCAAGAAATATTCTACCACTCAGACAAAGTATTTTTCACATCACTTCACCAATATCCATATTATCCCGGAACAGGTTCAGTCCATGAAAGAGGAGAAGGAAAAGGAGAAAACTTTACATTAAACATTCCATTACCAATGGGTTCGGGAGATAAAGAATACTTCCATTATTTCCAAGAAACAGTAATACCTTCTATGTTGGACTTCCAACCAGAGTATGTATTAATCTCCGCAGGTTTCGACGGACATAGAAGAGATCCGTTAGCAGGCATGAACCTAAGCACGAATGCATTTGCAGAATTCACACGATTAATATTATCCGCAACAAAACAGATCGGCGCCAAAACAGTATCCTTCTTAGAAGGAGGTTACGACCTGGATGCCTTGGCCGAAAGTGTAGAAGCCCATATAGCAGTCCTCGCTGGCTAA